A single region of the Pseudomonas mandelii genome encodes:
- a CDS encoding DUF2002 family protein: MKLPPQQINMLLEKIGFTVIDDNKKKYIWQYKNGEPLFVNMEAVSGTSAVVIHPHWMSQVSELQAIPGVIPGADYVHHSNMNVFPKRLNRGIKPIPYGLPITLEDESSLLGLLGVLYPSLETKQVDSLPPASVSDTPPQESQFISHSELLAWFEQHTGQVLTWEQLQQAPGTVTISAKGIYKPKELVYALSISQRLDSPYSDQKPVYQENGSWHYSYAQEESPRGDSASLFTNLGLKKCMDDGVPVAVLVQLSKKPKITTYRMLGLAKVISWKDGFFTLESTTLAEDGIKASPTAEDPSSYSPTGVEDNRERTLREITKRQGQGAFRSGLLTAYEGRCAITGSSVKQVLEAAHITPFLGPETNHIGNGLLLRSDLHTLWDRGLIYLCEDLKLQLKPSLETSEYFDLAGKKIRARTGDAPGLSMGAVRAHREWCSSID, translated from the coding sequence ATGAAATTGCCACCCCAACAAATCAACATGCTCCTGGAAAAGATAGGTTTTACCGTCATCGACGACAATAAGAAAAAATACATCTGGCAGTATAAAAACGGTGAACCGCTGTTTGTGAACATGGAGGCTGTCTCGGGAACATCTGCGGTAGTGATTCACCCTCATTGGATGAGTCAAGTTTCGGAACTCCAAGCGATACCAGGAGTCATTCCAGGGGCCGATTACGTTCACCATAGCAATATGAACGTGTTTCCAAAGCGACTGAACCGAGGAATCAAGCCGATCCCCTACGGTTTGCCGATAACGTTGGAAGATGAAAGTTCTCTGCTTGGGCTCCTGGGCGTTCTGTACCCATCACTTGAGACTAAGCAGGTTGACTCATTGCCCCCTGCATCCGTGAGCGACACGCCTCCACAAGAAAGTCAATTTATCAGCCATTCTGAGTTGCTGGCTTGGTTTGAGCAACACACTGGGCAAGTGCTTACCTGGGAGCAACTCCAGCAAGCTCCCGGTACCGTTACGATCTCGGCTAAGGGTATCTATAAACCCAAGGAGCTCGTTTACGCGCTATCAATTAGCCAAAGGCTGGACAGTCCCTACAGCGATCAAAAGCCTGTCTATCAAGAGAACGGAAGCTGGCATTACTCCTACGCTCAAGAGGAATCCCCGCGTGGTGATTCCGCAAGTCTGTTTACTAACCTAGGGCTGAAGAAGTGCATGGATGATGGGGTGCCTGTAGCCGTTCTGGTGCAGCTCTCAAAGAAACCTAAAATTACGACGTACCGAATGCTAGGGCTGGCCAAAGTTATATCGTGGAAGGACGGCTTTTTTACCCTTGAGAGCACCACGTTGGCGGAAGATGGCATCAAGGCAAGCCCAACTGCCGAAGATCCGTCCAGCTATTCGCCAACAGGAGTCGAGGACAACCGCGAACGCACACTCAGGGAGATTACTAAGCGTCAGGGACAGGGAGCGTTTCGAAGTGGATTGCTTACCGCCTATGAGGGACGCTGCGCCATCACTGGGTCCTCAGTTAAGCAGGTGCTGGAAGCTGCGCATATCACCCCGTTTTTGGGGCCAGAAACTAATCATATTGGTAATGGGCTTCTACTACGCAGCGATCTACATACACTATGGGATAGAGGCTTAATTTATCTTTGTGAGGATCTCAAGTTACAGCTCAAACCGAGTCTAGAAACCTCTGAGTATTTCGATCTCGCGGGTAAGAAAATTAGGGCGCGAACGGGCGATGCTCCGGGGCTGTCTATGGGTGCAGTCCGCGCACATCGAGAGTGGTGTTCGAGTATTGACTGA
- a CDS encoding pyocin activator PrtN family protein: MNTLFLLMAQYEGQAVIPLNRVCEDYMHLTVEKFKRKRLDGEIDIPVVRLGADSQKAALGIHLKDLADYIDRQRAKAAKEQNQLMGRAA, from the coding sequence ATGAATACACTGTTTCTGTTGATGGCCCAATACGAAGGCCAAGCCGTCATTCCCCTCAATCGAGTTTGCGAGGACTACATGCACCTAACCGTTGAAAAGTTTAAGCGTAAACGTTTGGACGGAGAAATCGACATCCCTGTTGTTCGACTGGGGGCTGACAGCCAGAAAGCCGCACTCGGTATTCATCTCAAAGATCTGGCCGACTATATCGACCGGCAGAGGGCAAAAGCTGCCAAAGAGCAAAACCAACTCATGGGACGCGCGGCATAA
- a CDS encoding pyocin activator PrtN family protein: MNDAIQTPLRLLPAPDNSTVEMLHRLFGDVLIPLEKLRLHYFKNLNEKTFTEAINSGRIQLPVTTIDESVKALRYAHIKHVAALIDIRAYKADEDMPRPSNDKSDT, translated from the coding sequence ATGAATGACGCCATCCAAACACCGCTACGACTACTGCCAGCGCCGGACAACTCCACCGTTGAGATGCTGCACCGCCTCTTCGGCGACGTGCTCATCCCACTGGAAAAGCTGCGTCTGCACTACTTCAAGAACCTCAATGAAAAAACGTTCACGGAAGCGATCAACAGCGGGCGGATTCAACTGCCGGTGACCACTATCGACGAAAGCGTGAAGGCATTGCGGTATGCCCATATCAAGCACGTTGCCGCGTTGATCGACATCCGTGCCTACAAGGCAGATGAAGACATGCCTCGACCGTCAAACGATAAATCGGACACCTGA
- the dusA gene encoding tRNA dihydrouridine(20/20a) synthase DusA: MNFEKPEAPVNTSPTRSEPSRRFSVAPMMDWTDRHCRFFLRLLSKNALLYTEMVTTGALLNGDHERFLRHNEAEHPLALQLGGSVPLDLAACARMAQDHGYDEVNLNVGCPSDRVQNNMIGACLMGHPQLVADCVKAMRDAVSIPVTVKHRIGINGRDSYEELVDFVGTVRDAGCTSFTVHARIAILEGLSPKENRDIPPLRYDVAARLKADFPELEIVLNGGIKTLEACHAHLQTFDGVMLGREAYHNPYVMAEVDQQLFGSTAPVISRAEALAKLRPYIAAHIDAGGSMHHITRHVLGLGTGFPGARKFRQLLSVDIHKAKEPLALLDQAAELLEGR; this comes from the coding sequence ATGAATTTCGAAAAACCTGAAGCGCCTGTAAACACTAGCCCCACCCGTTCTGAGCCGTCCCGCCGCTTCAGCGTGGCCCCGATGATGGATTGGACTGACCGCCACTGCCGTTTTTTCCTACGGTTACTATCGAAAAACGCCCTCCTCTACACCGAAATGGTCACCACCGGCGCGCTCCTCAATGGCGATCACGAACGCTTCCTCCGTCACAACGAAGCCGAACACCCGTTGGCCCTGCAACTCGGCGGCAGCGTCCCTCTCGACTTGGCCGCCTGCGCCCGTATGGCTCAGGACCACGGTTACGACGAGGTGAATCTCAATGTCGGCTGCCCGAGTGATCGGGTGCAGAACAATATGATCGGCGCGTGCCTGATGGGGCATCCGCAGCTGGTGGCGGATTGTGTGAAGGCGATGCGCGATGCGGTGTCGATTCCGGTGACGGTGAAGCATCGGATCGGGATTAATGGGCGGGACAGTTACGAGGAATTGGTTGATTTCGTTGGTACGGTTCGGGATGCAGGGTGCACGAGTTTTACGGTGCATGCGCGGATTGCGATTCTGGAGGGCTTATCGCCGAAAGAGAACCGTGACATTCCGCCCCTGCGTTATGACGTGGCGGCGCGGTTGAAGGCGGACTTTCCGGAGTTGGAGATTGTTCTTAACGGCGGGATCAAGACGCTGGAAGCCTGTCACGCGCATTTGCAAACGTTTGACGGTGTGATGTTGGGCCGCGAGGCGTATCACAACCCTTATGTAATGGCTGAGGTGGATCAGCAATTGTTCGGCAGTACGGCGCCGGTGATTAGCCGGGCGGAGGCGCTGGCGAAGTTGCGGCCTTATATAGCGGCGCATATTGATGCGGGCGGTTCGATGCACCATATCACCCGGCACGTGCTGGGGCTGGGCACCGGGTTCCCGGGGGCACGCAAGTTTCGGCAGTTGTTGTCGGTGGATATCCACAAGGCTAAAGAGCCTTTGGCGTTGCTGGATCAGGCAGCTGAGTTGCTTGAAGGGCGTTAA
- a CDS encoding phage antirepressor KilAC domain-containing protein: MERTLAQAATQLGLTRPKLISLMREKSLLNERNLPVYPNRDREYLRVKDSNWFHHQLGMQYSQSTRVKQPGIRWLAEQLRLELSEIPVYSRDVA; the protein is encoded by the coding sequence ATGGAACGCACTCTTGCCCAAGCCGCCACACAATTGGGGCTAACTCGCCCCAAGCTGATCAGTCTCATGCGGGAAAAGAGCCTGCTCAACGAGCGGAACCTGCCCGTTTACCCAAACCGCGACCGCGAGTACCTACGGGTCAAAGACAGCAACTGGTTCCACCACCAACTCGGCATGCAGTACAGCCAGTCAACACGCGTTAAACAACCGGGAATTCGTTGGTTGGCCGAACAGCTGCGGCTGGAGCTATCAGAAATTCCGGTATATAGCCGTGACGTGGCCTAG
- a CDS encoding tyrosine-type recombinase/integrase, with the protein MGTITSRKRKDNSTAYTAQIRINRDGKTVYQESQTFDRKQVAQAWIKRRETELAEPGAIERANRKGVTIKKMIEQYLEEYEKIRPLGKTKSATLNAIKDTWLGELDDSALSSQKLVEFAQWRMSKEGGGVQAQTVGNDLSHLGAVLSVARPAWGYEVDPLAMSDARKVLRKLGMVSKSKERNRRPTLTELDKLMRHYFEMQARRKAQIDMPKLIAFAIFSTRRQEEITRIRWDDLDCARQAVLVRDMKNPGQKIGNNVWCHLPDEAWAIIQAMPKTADEIFPYNGKSVSASFTRACPLLGIEDLHFHDLRHEGVSRLFEMDWDIPRVSSVSGHRDWNSLRRYTHLRGRGDSYKSWRWLREVLVGAAV; encoded by the coding sequence ATGGGCACGATCACATCACGCAAGCGCAAGGACAACTCGACAGCCTACACGGCGCAGATACGGATCAATCGGGACGGGAAGACAGTTTATCAGGAAAGCCAGACCTTCGACCGCAAGCAGGTCGCCCAGGCCTGGATCAAGCGCCGGGAAACGGAACTGGCCGAACCGGGTGCCATCGAGCGCGCAAACCGCAAAGGCGTGACGATCAAGAAGATGATCGAGCAATACCTGGAGGAGTACGAGAAGATCCGGCCGCTGGGCAAGACCAAGAGCGCGACGCTGAACGCGATCAAGGACACCTGGCTGGGCGAGCTCGACGACTCGGCGCTGAGTAGTCAGAAGCTGGTGGAGTTCGCGCAGTGGCGAATGAGCAAGGAGGGTGGTGGCGTCCAGGCGCAGACGGTCGGCAACGATTTGTCGCACCTGGGGGCGGTGCTGTCCGTGGCGCGGCCGGCCTGGGGTTATGAGGTCGACCCGCTGGCCATGTCGGATGCTCGCAAGGTGTTGCGTAAGCTGGGCATGGTCAGTAAGAGCAAAGAGCGCAACCGCCGGCCGACACTCACTGAGCTGGACAAACTCATGCGACATTACTTTGAAATGCAGGCCCGCCGCAAAGCCCAAATTGACATGCCGAAGTTAATCGCCTTCGCCATCTTCTCGACACGCCGGCAGGAAGAAATTACCCGGATACGCTGGGACGACCTGGACTGTGCCCGACAGGCGGTCCTGGTGCGCGACATGAAAAACCCGGGACAGAAAATTGGCAACAACGTGTGGTGCCATTTGCCGGATGAGGCCTGGGCGATTATTCAAGCTATGCCGAAAACGGCCGATGAAATCTTTCCCTACAACGGTAAGTCCGTGTCGGCGTCTTTCACCCGTGCCTGTCCGCTATTGGGCATTGAGGATCTGCATTTTCATGATCTGCGGCATGAGGGGGTTAGTCGCTTATTTGAGATGGACTGGGACATCCCTCGCGTGTCGAGTGTTTCAGGGCATCGCGATTGGAACTCACTAAGGCGGTACACGCATTTACGTGGGAGAGGGGATAGCTATAAATCTTGGCGATGGCTAAGGGAAGTATTAGTCGGTGCCGCTGTTTAA